The segment TGTCCCAGACCTGGTCGTTTCCAAGGTCGTCTTCCTTGAAGAAGGCGAGACGGCACTCGTCCAGGCCGCCGTTCTTATCCAAGCAAGCGACGACCTCGTCTCGATCCGATTGGCGATAGGGGGCGAGCAGCGTCTGCAGAACCTTCTGCACCCCTTCCTTTTGATCGCTCGAAAGGTCGGCGACCTTGATCCCTTTGAAGTTTCCTTCCGGCCCCTGGAACTTGACGTCTTCCTCAAACGGCGCGGTCTTCAAGAGCGCTTGCTCTTGCTGCTTGCCGTCGAGCATCTTGTAAACGTTGTTTGCGGCGACCGCTTGATGCCAGAAGACGTTGCCGGGGTGATCGGGCTTTTCGTTGAAGCCTTTCGCGGCGTGACCGTAGAAGATCGGCCCGCCGAAGGCGACGTGCGGCGTCGAGTTGCCGTCGCATCGCATCGTCATGTGACGGCCGGTCATCACCATCTCGAACTTGTCTTCCCCCGGAGCGCCGAAGATCGCGATGTTTTGATCGTTGCCGAAACCGCCAGCGTCATCTTTCAATTGGCGATCGAACTTTTCAACCCAGTCCTCGGCCACAATCCCCTCAAAGATCTGGCGGATCAAATGCTTTTGATCGCTGGTGAAGTAATTGCTGTTGATGACCGGCTTGGTGATGTGCCAGTTGTTCTGGACGCGGGTTCGCAGCAGACCGCGCGAGTCGGTATGGTCCCACGGCAAGCAGAGTTCTTTCTTCTGCTTTTCGTTCATCGAGTCGTACAGGACCTTGACCAACGTTTCCGGCGTTTTCGCGTCGGCCGCCGGCTTCGTTTCTTCCCCCAAAAGCAGACCTGGCGCAGTCGCAGCCAATGCGGCGCCGGCTCCGGCCGTTTTCAAGAACTGACGACGATCGACGGAAGAAGAGCGATCCAAGGTCATATCGGGACTCCGAAAAAGAAGGCAGAGTAGGGGGGAGTGATTTATTAGAATGTGGTTAAGGAACCTTAGCAAACGTTTTTGCGTAGATTCTTCGCTCGCTAGCGGGACGTCAGGCTGACGCGACCGCCCGAGTGTGATAAGACTCACAAAAGTCGAACTCCAAATTCGCAGCAGCGGCACTTTCAAAGGCGGAACACATGGCGCCGGCGTCGCGTACTCCTGAGGGGGAGCCAAATCGTTGTCCTCTATGTGGGAACTCGATTGTGATTTTTCCGTCTCATCCGCCCGGAGACGCACCCTGTCCGAATTGTGGGAGTTTACTTTGGTGGCCGGCCTTGGATCCCGACGGGGGCTTTCAGTTTCTCGTTGGCGACGGGGCGATTTACGAGTTGACCGCCACGACGAAGATCGAGGCGCTGGCGACGCTTGTCGAATTGCTTGTAGAAAATGGGGGACTCGCGTCGAGCATCGCGCCAGTCGCATTGGAGGCCTTATATCGTCGCGAAGAATTAGGATCGACGGCGATCGGCGGGGGAATCGCAATTCCACACGCTCGGATCGATGAGATGGAGCGCGTGGTCGGCGTCATTGGTCATGCGCCTCAGGGGATCGACTTCGAGAGTCCAGACGGAGCCCCGGTGACAAAGCTGTTTCTCCTGCTGACGTCCAAAGGTGAAGTGGGACGTTATCTAGAAGCGTTGGAAAAAATCGCCCGCGCGCTTCGTGCGACGAATTGAAAATCGAACTGACATCGGGGATGGACCATAGCGAGAGGAAGAAGATCATGGACAAAGATGCGATCGATTCGGTCAAAGCCCTCTTCGAGCAGTGGGAACTGTACGACGCCGTCATCCAGCATGACTACATGCAGCATCAGACGTTGGCGGCGGCGATCCAGCAGTACGCCGCCGCGAAACAGCTGGCGGGGCGAGCGCTTGATCTCGGTTGCGGCGACAGTTACCTGGCGGCCCGTGCGCTCGGCGAACTGCCGCTGACCGAATATGCCGGCGTGGATCTGTCGGAGTCGGCGCTGCAGCGCGCGAAGGAGCGCTGGGCCGAAAGTCCGATTCCCGCCACCTTCTCCCAAAGCGACTTCGCCACCTACTTGCCTGATCAGGCGGCCGCTTCCTTTGACCTGGTGCTAGGGAGCTATTCGATCCATCACTTCTCGCCCGAGCGGAAAGAGTGGTTGCTTGGCGAGATTCGTCGCGTCTTGAAACCGACCGGCTCTTTCATCTGGTCCGACATCGTCTGCTGCGAAGGTCAGACGTATACCGCGTGCATTGATCAATTGGCGATCGCCATGCGCAGCGAGTGGAATCAACTGACGTCGCGACAACTCGACATCGCCATCGAGCACATCCGCGCCTCCGACTTCCCCGAGACCGAAGCCTGGATGATCGAGAAATCAGCGGCGGCCGGGCTCCGCTTCGACGCCAAGTTGATGGAAAAGCCCCATTTTTCGGCGTATGCTTTTGTGCCCAGCACTTAGACTGCTGGGGACGGCGGCACGGTTTCTTCCCCTTGCGCCGGCGATTATCTTAGTACGAAGCGGCTGACAGGCCGCTTTTCCCATCCCTGCATCCCTATCACCCCCCGCACAACATCATGACTCGACTTCGATTCGTCCCTGCGCTGTTGTTGTTGGCGCTGGTCGCATTTTCCGCGACGCCTGCCGCCGCCGAAATTCGCCTGCCTGGCTTCTTTGGCGATCATATGGTCTTGCAACAAGAGATGCCGCTGCCGGTTTGGGGCTGGGCCGATCCGGGCCAACAGGTCACGGTGACTCTCGGCGGTAACAAAGCGACCGCCACGGCCGACGCCAAGGGAAACTGGAAAGTCGAACTTCCGGCGATGAAGGCCGGTGGCGGCCCGCAGAAGTTGACCGCGACCTCCGGCGATCAGACCGTGACGCTTAGCGATATTCTGCTCGGTGAAGTCTGGCTCTGCTCTGGTCAGTCGAATATGGAATGGACGGTTCAGTCGTCAACCAACGCCGGGGCAGAAATCGCCGCGGCCAACTATCCCGAAATCCGCCAGATCAAATTCAATCATCTCACTTCGGCTGCTCCGCAGAATGACGTGAGCGGAACCTGGCAGATCTGCTCGCCGCAAACGGCCGGCGGCTTCACCGCGTGCGGCTACTTCATGGCTCGCACCTTGTACAAAGAACTGAATGTGCCGGTCGGCCTGATCAACTCGTCGTGGGGCGGTACTCGCATCGAACCGTGGACCCCGCCGGTTGGTTTCGCCGGCGTTGACGAACTGAAGGACTTGTCGAGCATGGTCCAGCGCCGCACGCCGGGCACGCCCGAAAACACCGCGCTGACCAAAGGACACATGGCGGCGGTCGAAAAGTGGCTTGCCGACGCGAAAGCGAAAGAAGCGGCTGGCCAACCGATCCCGGCTAGCCCTGCTGCTCCGGACGATCTGCAGCCGCATGTCGGCGCCGGCGATCCGACGGCGATCTACAACTCGATGATTCATCCGCTGATCGGTTTGCCCTTCCGTGGCGCCATCTGGTACCAGGGAGAATCGAATCACGGCGAAGGGATGCTCTACAAGCACAAGATGGACGCGCTGATCACCGGCTGGCGCAAGATTTGGAACATGGGAGATTTCCCGTTCTTCTACGTCCAGATCGCGCCATACATGTATGGGGACGAAAAGCCGGAAGTGTTGCCGATCTTCTGGGAAGCGCAAGCGGCCGCTCTCGACATTCCGAACACCGGCATGGTCGTGATCAATGACGTCGCCACGCTGAACGACATTCACCCGCCGAAGAAGCAGGAAGTTGGCCTGCGTCTGGCGAACCTCGCCTTGCGTGACGTCTACGACAAGCAGGATGTCGTCGCCGATGGGCCGACCTTCAAAGAGCTGAAGCAAGAGAAGGGCGCCTTGCGAGTCGTCTTCGACAACGTCGCCGGCGGCCTCAAGTCGCGCGACGATCAGCCGCTGACCGATTTCGAGGTGATCGGCGTCGACAGCGGTTGGGTGAAGGCCGACGCCAGGATTGACGGAGACTCGGTCATCCTCACCTCGAAGGAAATCGACCAGCCTGTCGCGATGCGATTCGCCTGGAATAAGGCGGCCGAACCGAACCTGGTCAACAGCGCCGGTCTGCCGACCTCGGCGTTCCGCGCCGGCGAAGTGCCGAAGCCTGACGCGTTGCCGAAAGTGGGCGCCGCGAAAGGGTTCAAGCTGATCTATGACCTTGACCTGGCGACCCTGCCGCAAGGGATCAAGTACGACGTCGACAACAGCAAGCAGCCGATTCAATTCGATCGAATCGGCTATCTGCTGGAACTGCAAACCTCGGGCGGCGAACGGAAAGCGGCGTTCGTCTCGATGGATGCGTTCACCGACGACCTGACGAAGATCGGCGTGCCGACCTTCGCCAGCGGCGCGTCGTTTCAACAGCCGGTAAAGTCGCTGACCATTTGGGTCAGCGGCGCCGACCTGGCGACCGGAACCGATCTGGACGGGGGCAACATTGAGTTCTGGCCGAACAACTACGCCACGCAGAATTCCGCGAAGGTCCCTGGCGCTTCGGATCAGCTCTATGACTTCGGCGACGCGAAGTTTGACCCGGTCGACGGCTACGGCAGCATGCAAGTGCACAACGGCGCCGGCCAGCAGACGGTCTTCGCAATCAATCACTGGCGCGCCGGCAACGGCGCCGACATCGGCATCGGCAACAGCACCGGCGAAACCCGCGATTGGACCTTCAACGGCAACGCTTCGCAGTACACGCACAAGCGACTGCGGGTGCTGGTTCGCCCCGTGAACTAACAAAGTTCACCTTCTCGGCGACTAATCGTCGAAAGGACTCTCCATCGCATCCGCTTCCGGATTGGCTTCTCTTTCCGGAAGCTCTTCTGTGCCGCGCCGGCTCCGTATTGCGGAATAGACCACCAAGCCCAGCCCGACAATCGTCAGCCCGACGAGTCCCAGGGCGATCGTCATCAGCAGCGCGCGGCCATGCCCGCTTTGGAGAAAGAGTCTGGCGATCGCGGAGCAAACCGCGAATGCGGTGACGGAGATCATGAGCGTGCGCAGCGTGATTTGGCGGCTCGCTTGCGGATTGAGTTCCAGCATCAGACGCAACTGCACCAGCATCGTTGGCAGCGCGATAGCTTGATTGATCAGAAAGATGATCGTGAAGGGGAGAGCGGCTCTTTGGGGGCCGAGGTGGAAGGAGGAGTTCTCCAGGATCACCAGGGAGGCCGCGATCGCCGGCGCCATGAAGCCGACGGCGGCGAGCGTCCAGCGACCGCAGACGAGCGCACTGATCCCAGAGATGATTCCGGTAGCCGTACAAATCACGCCGGTCACGAGGATCGACTCGATTTCGTACGCGGCGATCAGCGTCGAAATCCCCATCGCCAACAGATGGACCGAGCAGAGCACGATGCAGATGATCTTCGTCATAGGGCTTAGGAAGGGGAGAAAAGGGGCTTGGACGTGGCAATCCGACGCTTCGGCTTTGCGGACGCGTCGCGGTAAGTCCTATTGGTAAAACGACGTAAGCCGGCATGCAAGCCAGGAGCGTTCGATTCGGCGATTCCAGGGTCGCATCTCCCCTGGCGGTCGATCACAATAGAAGCTTTGATTCCCGCCTGAAACTTCTCACCGAGGAGCGCCCCATGCCGAAGCTCGCTTTCCGTTTGTTCGCCCTGTTGTTGTCCGTCGCTCTTGTCGCTCCTGCGTTTGCGCAGAAGAAAGAAGCGGCGAAGAAGCGAACCGCCTTCGACAAGGTCGAAGATGTCGCTGGTCTGCCGCGCGTGCTGCTGATCGGCGATTCGATTTCGATCGGCTACACGATGCAGGTGCAAGACAACCTGAAAGGGATCGCCAACGTTCATCGCCCAGGGACCAACTGTGCCTCGACCAGGCAAGGAGTGCAGAGCATCGACAAGTGGCTCGGCGACGGCAAGTGGGATGTCATCCATTTCAACTGGGGCCTGCATGACCTGAAGTATGTCTTGGGGGATAGCCAGACGATCACCGCCGTCGACACGCCTGACGCGCATCCGCAAGTTTCGGTTGACGAGTACAAGGCGAACCTGGAGAAGCTCGTCTCGCGAATGGAAAAGACTGGCGCGAAGTTGGTCTGGCGCAATACGACGCCGGTGCCGGTCGAAGGTTCCAATGGCCGCATCCCCGGCGACGCAGCCAAGTACAACGAAGCGGCGCTCGAGGTATTGAAGAGCCATCCCGACGTCGTCGTCGAAGATATGTGGAGCTTCGTGAAGCCGAACCAGGACAAGTGGAAGACAAGCAAAGGCAACGTCCACTTTAACGGCACGGCCAACAAGGAACTGGGCAAGCATGTCTCGGATACGATCCAGGCGGCGCTGCCGAAGAAGTAATGGCTAGTCCGACTTCGGCCGCGGCAACGGCCGTTTGAGAAAGGTGAGCACCAGTCCGCAGCCGCAACATGCGCGGTGCGTTACTTCGTGGACCCGTGCGTAGCCGCCAAGGATCTTCCAAAACGAGGCGTCTTTCGGAACGAACGTATTGCTGCGGTACGGCTGAATCGTTCCTGATACGAATTCGCTGCCGCCGCAACATGGGCAGGCGGCAGCGACGTTTGATTCTCGAGCGTCAGGCATCTTGTCGATCTCCAGCTACATGGTTGGAACGATCCTGGGTTTAGACCAGAAAAGTTTGAATGGCGCCGCAGTCTCGACAGGCGCGATGCGCGGTATCAACTCCTCGCAGTTGTTTCCAGATCGAGTCCTGTTCGGAGACGAACACAAGCTTGACGCTTGGCACGTTGATTGGGGGACGCCCAATGAGCGTTCCCCAGGCGAAGTCGCTCCCTCCGCAAATGCCGCAGGGAGCATGCCGATTGATCCGGGGGTTCGTCTTGTTGGTCATCGCATTTTCTCCTAACCGCCTGCTTGCCGTTTACTAGCAAGCAATTCGTACGCAGATCGTCGCGCTTAGCGAAAATCGCCCCGGATTCGGTCCGATTTTGGACGTCTAATGGTCTGAAACCCTTTGACGCCAACTGTAGTATTTTGTACTGTTCGCGCTGCGCGTCGTATCGAGAAGGGATGCTCGACCAGAATGAATCGCCGGGTCTTCGTTTTGCTGCTGCTAGCGGTCTGCGCCTTGGGGCGCCAGCAGTTCGCCGCTGCGCAGTCGTTTGACCCCTTCGCCGAGCCCGCACCGGCTGAGCAAGCTGGCTATTTCGACCAGAACCCGCAGGTGATGCCGCCGGCCGAGTATGTCCCTTGGTCACAGTCGTATCAAACTCCTTCGCCTTATCAGGAAGTGGTCTATCCCCATCCGGAAGATCCGCAGACCGAGCTCTTTCAGGAAGAGATG is part of the Blastopirellula sediminis genome and harbors:
- a CDS encoding DUF3500 domain-containing protein — encoded protein: MTLDRSSSVDRRQFLKTAGAGAALAATAPGLLLGEETKPAADAKTPETLVKVLYDSMNEKQKKELCLPWDHTDSRGLLRTRVQNNWHITKPVINSNYFTSDQKHLIRQIFEGIVAEDWVEKFDRQLKDDAGGFGNDQNIAIFGAPGEDKFEMVMTGRHMTMRCDGNSTPHVAFGGPIFYGHAAKGFNEKPDHPGNVFWHQAVAANNVYKMLDGKQQEQALLKTAPFEEDVKFQGPEGNFKGIKVADLSSDQKEGVQKVLQTLLAPYRQSDRDEVVACLDKNGGLDECRLAFFKEDDLGNDQVWDIWRLEGPSFVWHYRGSPHVHVWVNVADTPEVATNTG
- a CDS encoding PTS sugar transporter subunit IIA — its product is MDPDGGFQFLVGDGAIYELTATTKIEALATLVELLVENGGLASSIAPVALEALYRREELGSTAIGGGIAIPHARIDEMERVVGVIGHAPQGIDFESPDGAPVTKLFLLLTSKGEVGRYLEALEKIARALRATN
- a CDS encoding class I SAM-dependent methyltransferase, translated to MDKDAIDSVKALFEQWELYDAVIQHDYMQHQTLAAAIQQYAAAKQLAGRALDLGCGDSYLAARALGELPLTEYAGVDLSESALQRAKERWAESPIPATFSQSDFATYLPDQAAASFDLVLGSYSIHHFSPERKEWLLGEIRRVLKPTGSFIWSDIVCCEGQTYTACIDQLAIAMRSEWNQLTSRQLDIAIEHIRASDFPETEAWMIEKSAAAGLRFDAKLMEKPHFSAYAFVPST
- a CDS encoding sialate O-acetylesterase gives rise to the protein MTRLRFVPALLLLALVAFSATPAAAEIRLPGFFGDHMVLQQEMPLPVWGWADPGQQVTVTLGGNKATATADAKGNWKVELPAMKAGGGPQKLTATSGDQTVTLSDILLGEVWLCSGQSNMEWTVQSSTNAGAEIAAANYPEIRQIKFNHLTSAAPQNDVSGTWQICSPQTAGGFTACGYFMARTLYKELNVPVGLINSSWGGTRIEPWTPPVGFAGVDELKDLSSMVQRRTPGTPENTALTKGHMAAVEKWLADAKAKEAAGQPIPASPAAPDDLQPHVGAGDPTAIYNSMIHPLIGLPFRGAIWYQGESNHGEGMLYKHKMDALITGWRKIWNMGDFPFFYVQIAPYMYGDEKPEVLPIFWEAQAAALDIPNTGMVVINDVATLNDIHPPKKQEVGLRLANLALRDVYDKQDVVADGPTFKELKQEKGALRVVFDNVAGGLKSRDDQPLTDFEVIGVDSGWVKADARIDGDSVILTSKEIDQPVAMRFAWNKAAEPNLVNSAGLPTSAFRAGEVPKPDALPKVGAAKGFKLIYDLDLATLPQGIKYDVDNSKQPIQFDRIGYLLELQTSGGERKAAFVSMDAFTDDLTKIGVPTFASGASFQQPVKSLTIWVSGADLATGTDLDGGNIEFWPNNYATQNSAKVPGASDQLYDFGDAKFDPVDGYGSMQVHNGAGQQTVFAINHWRAGNGADIGIGNSTGETRDWTFNGNASQYTHKRLRVLVRPVN
- a CDS encoding SGNH/GDSL hydrolase family protein; translation: MPKLAFRLFALLLSVALVAPAFAQKKEAAKKRTAFDKVEDVAGLPRVLLIGDSISIGYTMQVQDNLKGIANVHRPGTNCASTRQGVQSIDKWLGDGKWDVIHFNWGLHDLKYVLGDSQTITAVDTPDAHPQVSVDEYKANLEKLVSRMEKTGAKLVWRNTTPVPVEGSNGRIPGDAAKYNEAALEVLKSHPDVVVEDMWSFVKPNQDKWKTSKGNVHFNGTANKELGKHVSDTIQAALPKK